One Phaseolus vulgaris cultivar G19833 chromosome 11, P. vulgaris v2.0, whole genome shotgun sequence genomic window carries:
- the LOC137821202 gene encoding probable disease resistance protein At4g27220 produces the protein MDTIASVASSVAAPLLRNLTYVLMYSTYLTELETEIKRLQSEEKEVRHTVEAAKRGGEEIEDTVRDWFDRVHAAVEQGQAFLQEEERERVGCMDVYLKYTNSQRARTLVEIVREVRKETFDRVSYRRALRCNVSPAAREYVAIQSRTEMLNDVVKVLKDDGVDIVGVYGMAGVGKTALVKELAWQVEKDGLFDAVVVATVTNSPDVGRIRNEIADGLGLKFDELTELGRASRLRQRIRQEQKILVVLDDMWEKLDLTKVGVPFGEDYKGCKCQLLITSRNLNVLSSNFGAGKFYRLEVLSEDESWELFEKRRGVVVRDPSIQSVAKKVAKSCGGLPLLIVTVVEELKNKDLYAWKDALEQITSFEVEGCLYSRFRSAIELSYDHLESHELKTFFLLLGSMGNGCRTRDLLVFGWCLGLHKHVDSLADGRNRLYKLIDNLRAACLLLDDGERDSVVALEVVRHVAASIASRVKPFFTVQRNKELKWPRMDFFRTCHHIFLDWCYIRKLPEVLECPNLKILQINSQGNYLKIPDDFFVQMKELKVLSLGGLNCTPSLPPSLSLLTDLQAFYLCKCMLEDIATVGEITSLEILSLEKSELKELPAEIGGLSNLRLLDLTDCSTLGGIPGNVISRLTSLEELYMGNCDVQGEARESKSENNDLSLGELKHLNQVTTLNVQIEDTSVFPRDMLSFGRLESYKILIGDGWKWSGVESENYKASRLLKLNSGADPSILKDYGIKMLMTKAEDLYLAELKGVREVLYELNDEGFSQLKHLCILNCAEMESIIGSTEWAYSDHAFPNLESLILHNLINMERICSDPLPAQGFIKLQVIKVKGCDRMEFLFSHSMVKHLSELVEIEISECKSMTNILSGQRQEDADAGQTDKIRLINLRSLTLQCLPSLVSLSPESSTEAPQNGTGFSSQLFNDKVEFPNLETLKLYSINIHNIWNHQLSYFQNLTSLTVDGCERLTCIFSYPVAIKLVKLEHLLLSSCKLVEKIFEPDENLGHVHHFRKSAPTELAPIFPNLETFVISEMDNLISIWPGLLPQNSFCKLKKMEITSCNNLLNVFPCHVLDKLQSLESLNVWNCMALEVVYEIDGINTEQEGSSQGGLDIPLRTLSLGNLPKLKHLWNKDPQGNIRFQNLFMVKASKCKSLNYVFPLSLAKDLLHLQFLEISDCGVEEIIVSDKERVEAALGFVFPKLVSIKFFKLPDLRCFCSGNHNLRFPLLNLFYAVECPAMETFSWGILRASILRKIHLTREGDQWYWEGDLNTTIRKLFNRDLQARLSTL, from the exons ATGGATACTATAGCGAGCGTGGCATCAAGTGTGGCTGCACCTCTGCTGCGAAACCTCACATACGTGTTGATGTACAGCACTTACCTGACAGAGCTGGAAACCGAGATTAAGAGGCTGCAGAGTGAGGAGAAGGAAGTGAGGCACACAGTTGAAGCTGCCAAAAGGGGTGGTGAAGAGATCGAGGACACCGTGCGTGACTGGTTCGACCGAGTGCATGCAGCTGTGGAGCAGGGGCAGGCCTTTCTTCAGGAGGAAGAGAGGGAAAGGGTTGGGTGCATGGATGTGTACTTGAAGTACACCAACAGCCAGAGAGCGAGAACCTTGGTGGAGATTGTGAGGGAGGTAAGGAAAGAGACGTTTGACCGTGTTTCCTACAGGCGTGCCTTGAGATGCAATGTTAGTCCTGCTGCAAGAGAGTATGTTGCTATTCAATCGAGAACTGAGATGTTGAATGATGTTGTGAAGGTGTTGAAGGATGATGGGGTTGACATTGTTGGAGTGTATGGAATGGCCGGTGTGGGGAAAACTGCATTGGTGAAGGAATTGGCCTGGCAGGTTGAGAAGGATGGCTTGTTTGATGCGGTGGTGGTGGCCACAGTGACGAATTCGCCGGATGTGGGAAGGATCCGCAACGAGATTGCTGATGGGTTGGGGTTGAAGTTTGATGAGCTGACGGAGCTGGGGCGAGCGAGCCGGTTGCGCCAGAGGATTCGGCAGGAGCAGAAAATTCTTGTGGTGTTGGATGATATGTGGGAGAAGCTTGATTTGACAAAGGTTGGTGTGCCTTTTGGTGAGGACTACAAAGGTTGCAAATGCCAGTTGCTGATCACATCCAGGAATCTTAACGTGTTGAGTTCTAATTTTGGGGCAGGAAAGTTTTATAGGCTTGAGGTGTTGTCTGAGGATGAAAGTTGGGAGTTGTTTGAGAAAAGGAGAGGGGTTGTGGTTAGGGATCCTAGCATTCAATCAGTGGCCAAAAAAGTAGCGAAGAGCTGTGGTGGATTGCCTCTTTTGATAGTCACAGTGGTGGAGGAATTGAAGAACAAGGATTTATATGCTTGGAAGGATGCATTGGAGCAGATAACAAGTTTTGAAGTTGAAGGGTGCCTTTATTCTCGTTTTCGTTCTGCTATTGAGCTGAGTTATGACCATTTGGAAAGTCATGAACTAAAAACTTTCTTCCTGCTTTTGGGTTCCATGGGAAATGGATGCCGCACAAGAGATTTGTTGGTGTTTGGTTGGTGCCTGGGACTGCACAAACATGTCGATTCATTGGCAGATGGGAGAAACAGGCTTTACAAATTGATAGACAACCTGAGAGCTGCTTGTTTGTTACTTGACGACGGGGAAAGAGATTCAGTGGTGGCGCTTGAGGTGGTTCGACATGTGGCTGCCTCTATTGCATCCAGGGTCAAACCTTTCTTTACGGTGCAGAGAAACAAGGAATTGAAATGGCCAAGAATGGATTTCTTTAGAACTTGTCATCATATTTTCTTAGACTGGTGTTATATCCGCAAACTTCCTGAGGTGTTAGAATGTCCCAACTTGAAGATACTCCAAATTAATAGTCAAGGTAACTATTTGAAAATCCCCGATGATTTCTTTGTTCAGATGAAAGAGTTGAAGGTGCTGAGTTTAGGAGGTCTAAATTGTACTCCATCGCTCCCTCCGTCTCTCAGTCTCTTGACAGACCTCCAAGCATTTTATCTGTGTAAGTGCATGTTGGAAGACATAGCAACTGTTGGAGAAATCACAAGTTTAGAGATTCTCAGCTTGGAGAAATCTGAGCTTAAAGAGCTCCCTGCCGAAATAGGAGGATTAAGTAATCTTCGGTTGCTAGATTTGACCGATTGCTCAACACTAGGAGGAATTCCTGGCAACGTGATATCGAGGTTGACAAGCTTGGAAGAGCTCTACATGGGAAACTGTGATGTTCAAGGGGAAGCGAGAGAAAGCAAAAGCGAAAACAATGATTTAAGTCTAGGTGAGTTAAAGCATTTGAATCAAGTAACAACTTTGAACGTGCAGATAGAAGATACTTCAGTTTTTCCTAGAGACATGCTTAGCTTTGGGAGACTAGAAAGCTACAAGATTTTGATTGGGGATGGTTGGAAATGGTCAGGGGTGGAGTCTGAGAATTACAAAGCTTCAAGACTTCTTAAGTTAAATTCGGGTGCAGATCCAAGCATTCTAAAGGACTATGGGATAAAGATGTTGATGACTAAGGCTGAAGATTTGTATTTAGCTGAACTCAAGGGTGTTCGAGAAGTACTTTACGAATTGAATGATGAAGGGTTTTCACAATTGAAGCATCTTTGCATCCTAAACTGTGCTGAAATGGAGAGCATTATTGGCTCAACGGAGTGGGCTTATAGTGATCATGCCTTCCCAAACTTGGAATCATTGATCCTTCACAACCTGATTAACATGGAGAGGATATGCAGTGACCCCCTTCCAGCACAGGGCTTTATCAAACTTCAAGTTATCAAAGTAAAGGGTTGTGATAGGATGGAGTTTCTTTTCTCGCATTCCATGGTTAAACACCTTTCTGAACTTGTTGAGATTGAGATTTCTGAATGCAAATCTATGACCAATATCTTATCTGGGCAAAGACAAGAGGATGCTGATGCTGGACAAACCGACAAGATCAGGCTCATCAACTTGCGTTCACTGACTCTACAATGCTTACCTTCTCTTGTTAGTCTCTCTCCTGAGTCAAGTACCGAGGCTCCTCAAAACGGCACTGGTTTCTCCAGTCAACTTTTTAATGACAAG GTTGAATTTCCAAACCTGGAGACCTTGAAGCTGTATTCAATCAATATCCACAACATATGGAATCACCAGCTTTCTTACTTTCAAAATTTGACCTCTTTGACAGTAGATGGATGTGAACGGTTGACATGTATTTTCTCATACCCTGTGGCTATAAAACTTGTCAAGCTTGAACATCTTTTACTTAGTTCGTGCAAACTCGTTGAAAAGATATTTGAGCCGGATGAAAACCTGGGTCACGTTCATCATTTTAGAAAATCCGCTCCAACTGAACTG GCTCCAATTTTCCCCAACCTGGAGACATTTGTGATTTCTGAAATGGACAACTTGATATCAATATGGCCAGGCCTACTCCCTCAAAATTCGTTTTGTAAACTGAAAAAGATGGAAATCACATCCTGCAACAATCTCTTGAATGTGTTCCCATGTCATGTGCTAGACAAATTGCAGAGCCTGGAATCACTGAATGTATGGAACTGTATGGCACTGGAAGTTGTATATGAAATTGATGGTATAAACACAGAGCAAGAAGGTAGCAGTCAAGGAGGACTGGACATTCCACTGAGAACTTTGTCTTTGGGTAATTTACCAAAGCTAAAGCATTTGTGGAATAAGGATCCTCAAGGAAATATCAGATTTCAAAACCTGTTTATGGTAAAAGCTTCTAAATGTAAAAGTCTAAATTATGTGTTTCCATTGTCTCTGGCCAAAGACCTTCTGCATCTCCAATTCCTTGAGATAAGTGATTGTGGGGTAGAGGAAATTATTGTCAGTGATAAGGAACGGGTAGAGGCAGCTCTTGGGTTTGTTTTCCCAAAATTAGTATCCATAAAATTTTTTAAGTTGCCAGACCTTCGATGCTTTTGCAGTGGAAATCACAACCTCAGATTTCCATTGTTGAATCTATTTTATGCTGTTGAATGCCCTGCAATGGAGACTTTCTCTTGGGGAATTTTAAGGGCATCGATCCTTAGAAAAATACATTTGACTCGGGAAGGAGATCAGTGGTACTGGGAAGGTGACCTTAATACAACTATAAGAAAGCTTTTCAATAGAG ATCTCCAAGCAAGATTAAGCACTCTATAG